One Lutzomyia longipalpis isolate SR_M1_2022 chromosome 4, ASM2433408v1 DNA segment encodes these proteins:
- the LOC129795106 gene encoding 39S ribosomal protein L23, mitochondrial, translating into MSTRWYPIYQKGNPQLRVFLPNFWMKLIRPVHEQPKNVVQFSCSLEMTKYDVQNYLEKIYNIPVKEVRTRIESGKTTQDPNFGYIKKADDVKIAYVTLPRDMTFEFPDIFPKEKKDKIKDEKSLDEAKKNYKKFLDRNKSRPSVPGWYSI; encoded by the exons ATGTCAACACGTTGGTATCCCATCTATCAGAAAGGGAATCCCCAGCTGCGGGTATTTCTCCCGAATTTCTGGATGAAGCTCATCCGCCCGGTACATGAGCAGCCAAAAAATGTGGTTCAGTTTTCCTGCTCGCTGGAGATGACAAAGTACGACGTCCAGAACTATCTTGAGAAGATCTACAATATCCCAGTGAAGGAGGTACGAACAAGGATTGAGAGTGGGAAGACAACTCAAGAtcccaattttggttacatcaAGAAAGCTGATGATGTTAAGATCGCCTATGTTACTCTG ccACGTGATATGACCTTTGAGTTTCCCGATATCTTCCCGAAGgagaaaaaggataaaattaaAGACGAAAAGTCTCTGGATGAAGCAAAGAAGAATTACAAAAAGTTCCTCGATAGGAATAAGAGTAGACCATCAGTTCCCGGATGGTACAGCATTTAG
- the LOC129795042 gene encoding polyglutamylase complex subunit TTLL1: MAHESKRVTTNLATMYGRIAPSGNHEKIKIYFCTDLDKSVLINNFEKRGWVQVAADDDWNFYWAGTQTCRNIFSVDSGYRMHDNQIINHFPNHYELSRKDLLVKNIKRYRKDLERDGSPLAEKTETNQTGGTKYLYLDFIPVTFVLPADYNMFVEEYRKNPSSTWIMKPCGKSQGAGIFLINKLSKLKKWSREAKTAFHPQIGKESYVISRYIDNPLLIGGKKFDLRLYVLVTSFRPLKAYQFKLGFCRFCTVKYDTSVTELDNMYVHLTNVSVQKHGGEYNNLHGGKWSVQNLRLYLEGTRGKEVTDKLFGSITWLIVHSLRAVSPVMASDRHCFECYGYDIIIDNTLKPWLVEVNASPSLTSTTVNDRILKYKLIDNILSVVLPPDGVPDVRWNKIPNQEALGNFELLLDEEIAAQDENSSIVSKKHNGNRWK, encoded by the exons ATGGCTCATGAATCAAAACGCGTTACCACAAATTTAGCCACCATGTACGGCAG GATCGCCCCATCTGGGAATcatgaaaagataaaaatctaCTTCTGCACGGATCTCGACAAATCAGTCCTCATAAATAACTTCGAGAAGCGTGGATGGGTTCAGGTGGCAGCTGATGATGATTGGAATTTCTACTGGGCAGGTACACAGACCTGTCGCAATATCTTCAGTGTTGACAGTGGCTACCGTATGCACGACAATCAAATCATCAATCACTTTCCAAATCACTATGAGCTCTCGCGAAAGGATcttcttgtgaaaaatataaaacgcTACAGGAAGGATTTAGAGCGCGATGGAAGCCCTCTGGCTGAGAAGACGGAGACAAATCAAACAG GTGGAACCAAATACTTATATTTGGACTTTATCCCCGTAACATTTGTCCTTCCCGCGGACTACAACATGTTCGTGGAGGAGTACAGGAAGAATCCATCGAGCACGTGGATAATGAAACCATGCGGGAAGTCTCAAGGTGCTGGAATATTTCTCATTAATAAACTGTCCAAGTTGAAAAAATGGTCGAGAGAGGCAAAAACGGCTTTTCATCCGCAAATTGGGAAGGAGAGCTACGTGATATCACGCTACATTGATAATCCCCTCCTAATTGGCGGGAAGAAGTTTGATCTGCGCCTCTATGTACTCGTCACCTCTTTCCGCCCACTCAAGGCTTATCAATTCAAATTGGGCTTCTGTCGCTTCTGCACGGTTAAGTACGATACGAGCGTGACTGAATTGGACAACATGTACGTGCACCTGACCAATGTGAGTGTCCAGAAGCATGGGGGTGAGTACAATAATCTCCATGGCGGGAAGTGGAGTGTCCAGAATTTACGGCTGTACCTGGAGGGTACGCGCGGGAAGGAGGTCACCGATAAACTGTTCGGATCAATTACATGGCTAATTGTGCACTCACTGAGGGCCGTGTCTCCCGTCATGGCGAGTGATCGTCATTGCTTCGAGTGCTATGGCTACGACATTATAATAGACAATACGCTAAAGCCGTGGCTTGTTGAAGTAAATGCATCACCATCACTCACATCGACCACAGTTAATGACAGGATCCTCAAGTACAAGCTCATCGATAATATTCTCTCTGTTGTCTTACCACCTGATGGGGTACCTGA TGTTCGCTGGAATAAAATTCCCAATCAAGAGGCATTGGGGAATTTTGAATTGCTCCTGGATGAGGAAATTGCGGCACAAGATGAAAATTCGTCAATTGTGAGCAAAAAACACAATGGAAATCGATGGAAATGA
- the LOC129795066 gene encoding borealin isoform X1 produces the protein MPRTKVSKNPKRNREQAQDDALLNYLREYDEYVEAEFAALENKHTENIQRIERETQEILSLISEEILNMKIGDIKAMTASNLAEVFQLLQVNVAETLSSTREANSVRKRKQSKEDEGYLTEGRTSENTTTVAPTSAIRGPLSAARAKMRRSKSTGMIPSVPRMPPSRLKPPTPLKGPLVPQTEHKSRSAYRTPLTAPQRIKSSSADRIDKIMPKMPIDESLALLRYPRVGETLVSLTGSPVVGFSGSMEPTASVNIPTNDGVLSLRPTASSNFDAQMISQIDPETYQNLQQLQKNLAMIVEMGKKSIAAKK, from the exons ATGCCACGGACAAAAGTCTCGAAGAATCCCAAGAGGAATCGGGAGCAAGCTCAGGATGATGCTCTGTTGAATTATCTCCGGGAATATGATGAATACG TTGAAGCGGAATTTGCGGCTTTGGAGAACAAGCACACGGAGAATATTCAGCGGATTGAGAGGGAGACCCAGGAGATCCTTTCTCTTATTTCcgaagaaattctcaatatgAAAATTGGGGACATCAAAGCCATG ACTGCTTCAAATCTTGCAGAAGTCTTCCAACTTCTTCAGGTAAACGTCGCTGAAACATTGAGTTCAACGCGAGAGGCGAATTCCGTACGAAAGCGGAAGCAATCCAAGGAGGATGAAG GTTACCTTACAGAGGGACGTACTTCCGAGAATACCACGACTGTGGCTCCAACTTCCGCAATTCGCGGACCATTGTCCGCAGCACGTGCCAAGATGCGACGCAGCAAGTCAACAGGGATGATTCCCAGCGTCCCACGTATGCCACCGAGTCGCCTAAAGCCACCGACGCCACTCAAGGGCCCCCTTGTGCCGCAAACGGAGCACAAATCAAG ATCAGCCTATCGGACTCCATTGACTGCTCCGCAGCGCATCAAGTCATCTAGTGCTGATCGCATTGATAAAATCATGCCCAAGATGCCGATTGATGAATCGCTGGCCCTACTGCGCTACCCACGTGTCGGTGAGACGCTCGTCTCATTGACTGGGAGTCCCGTAGTTGGGTTTTCGGGCAGTATGGAACCCACGGCGAGTGTGAACATTCCCACAAATGACGGAGTATTGTCCCTCCGTCCCACGGCATCGTCAAACTTCGATGCACAGATGATCAGTCAAATTGATCCGGAAACTTATCAGAATCTTCAGCAATTGCAGAAAAATCTGGCCATGATTGTGGAAATGGGCAAGAAGAGTATTGCcgccaaaaaataa
- the LOC129795066 gene encoding cytochrome b-c1 complex subunit 8 isoform X2, producing the protein MGKHFGELAKVRGIVTYKLSPFEQRAFAGVISHGIPNTLRRIRSSIFRVVPPFIIGYIVYDAVESRHTQLSRKNPKDYENDV; encoded by the coding sequence ATGGGAAAGCACTTCGGTGAATTGGCCAAAGTTCGTGGGATTGTTACCTACAAATTGTCCCCCTTTGAGCAGAGGGCATTCGCTGGTGTTATCTCTCATGGAATCCCGAATACATTGAGGAGGATTCGTTCCAGCATCTTCCGTGTTGTACCCCCATTCATCATTGGCTACATTGTGTACGATGCTGTGGAAAGTCGCCATACCCAGCTGAGCCGTAAGAATCCAAAGGACTACGAGAATGATGTGTag
- the LOC129795056 gene encoding nuclear inhibitor of protein phosphatase 1 gives MANHYEVPKWAGKPPTGFHLDVLKEDKLIQKLMIDEKKCYLFGRNSQLNDFCIDHQSCSRVHAAYVYHKHLHISYLVDLGSTHGTFIGNIRLEAHKPTQLHMNSQFHFGASTRSYILRERPSTGVRPNIMEDIPMSDATEGALLGLPESQSELDNLTEYNTATNRRISMLGIADDTTYKSNLEKDKNNRKRMRKSVTFNDDEIVINPEDIDPTIGRFRNLVQTTVVPTKRAKMDMGISSGNASTSADAAKHLHPTALVPHLYHGLPPSADDGKYSMDVDEGAAPLSLGSKLGLLLPNPAPDVLPTDIAVTPEKMPPPPAPSSRIEEPEMHTGDEPRKKKYAKEAWPGRKPLMSGL, from the exons ATGGCTAATCACTACGAAGTCCCCAAAtg ggcAGGAAAACCACCCACGGGCTTCCATTTGGACGTCCTCAAGGAGGACAAACTCATCCAGAAGCTAATGATTGATGAGAAGAAGTGCTACCTCTTTGGAAGGAATTCTCAGCTCAATGATTTCTGCATTGATCATCAATCCTGTTCACGCGTTCATGCTGCCTACGTCTACCACAAGCACCTCCACATCTCCTATCTTGTGGATTTGGGCAGTA CTCATGGAACGTTCATTGGGAATATCCGGTTGGAGGCGCACAAACCAACGCAGCTGCACATGAATTCCCAATTTCACTTTGGAGCCTCCACAAGATCCTACATTTTACGCGAGAGACCCTCAACGGGGGTTCGTCCCAACATTATGGAAGACATCCCCATGTCAGATGCCACCGAGGGAGCCCTTCTTGGTCTTCCGGAGAGTCAAAGTGAACTCGAT AACTTAACAGAGTACAATACGGCAACAAATCGTCGAATCTCCATGCTGGGCATTGCCGATGATACCACGTACAAGAGTAATCTGGAGAAGGATAAGAATAACCGGAAGCGGATGCGGAAGAGCGTGACGTTCAATGATGATGAGATTGTTATCAATCCGGAGGACATTGATCCCACCATTGGGCGCTTCCGGAACCTCGTGCAGACCACAGTGGTACCCACGAAGCGTGCAAAAATGGACATGGGAATCAGCTCCGGGAATGCCAGCACAAGCGCCGATGCTGCAAAGCACCTTCATCCCACTGCCCTTGTCCCGCATCTCTATCACGGTCTCCCCCCATCTGCCGATGATGGCAAGTACTCAATGGACGTGGACGAAGGGGCGGCTCCACTGAGTTTGGGCTCCAAACTGGGACTCCTCCTGCCCAATCCAGCACCCGATGTCCTCCCCACGGACATTGCTGTGACGCCCGAGAAGATGCCACCACCTCCAGCTCCGTCGTCGCGCATTGAGGAGCCCGAAATGCATACTGGAGACGAACCGCGAAAGAAGAAGTACGCCAAGGAAGCATGGCCAGGACGGAAGCCCCTCATGAGTGGCCTCTAA